A window of Thermosynechococcus sp. NK55a contains these coding sequences:
- a CDS encoding LysR family transcriptional regulator, translating to MKQATLHQLKVFEVTARHGSFTRAAEELFLTQPTVSIQMKQLTRAVGMPLFEQVGKRLYLTEAGKELLATCQDIFERLERFEMAVANLKGLKQGHLRLCVITTAKYVIPRLLGPFCQRYPGIDVALTVTNHEQVVERIRGNMDDLYIPSCPPDNVDVECHRFLDNPLVVVAPSHHRLSGRSKIPIQELAGEPFIMREQGSGTRQAVEKLFAEHGVPINIRLELGSNESIKQAIAGGLGISVLSHHCLALDRESSQLTILDVEHFPIQRHWHLVYPAGKQLSVVAQAFFDYVCTEGREMIESSLTYPGGAAPARELNPV from the coding sequence TTGAAACAAGCAACCCTACATCAGCTTAAGGTTTTTGAGGTCACTGCTCGCCACGGCAGTTTTACCCGAGCTGCCGAGGAACTCTTTCTGACGCAGCCCACCGTCTCGATTCAAATGAAGCAGTTGACCCGTGCCGTTGGTATGCCCCTCTTTGAGCAAGTGGGCAAACGGCTCTATCTCACGGAAGCTGGCAAGGAACTGCTGGCCACCTGCCAAGACATCTTTGAACGCCTTGAGCGCTTTGAAATGGCCGTTGCCAATCTCAAGGGTCTCAAGCAGGGACACCTGCGGCTGTGTGTGATTACCACGGCCAAATATGTGATTCCTCGGCTGCTGGGGCCCTTTTGCCAGCGCTATCCAGGGATTGATGTGGCGTTGACCGTCACCAACCACGAGCAGGTGGTGGAGCGTATCCGAGGTAATATGGACGATCTCTATATCCCCAGTTGCCCGCCAGACAATGTGGATGTGGAGTGCCACCGCTTTTTGGATAATCCCTTAGTGGTGGTTGCCCCCAGTCACCATCGCCTCAGTGGCCGCAGTAAAATCCCGATCCAAGAGCTGGCGGGAGAACCCTTTATTATGCGGGAGCAGGGATCGGGCACCCGCCAAGCTGTGGAGAAGCTCTTTGCGGAGCACGGTGTGCCAATTAATATCCGCCTTGAACTGGGGAGTAACGAGTCCATTAAGCAGGCGATCGCCGGTGGCTTGGGAATTTCTGTCCTGTCTCACCACTGCTTGGCCCTGGATCGCGAGTCCAGCCAGTTGACGATTCTCGATGTCGAACATTTCCCGATTCAGCGGCACTGGCATCTGGTCTATCCCGCTGGCAAACAACTGTCGGTGGTGGCCCAGGCCTTCTTTGACTATGTGTGTACCGAGGGACGGGAGATGATTGAATCGAGTCTCACCTATCCCGGTGGGGCGGCGCCGGCCAGGGAACTCAACCCCGTCTAG
- a CDS encoding alpha/beta hydrolase yields the protein MATLEFLAFPDPPIAADHTLLLLHGWGANAADLISLGPLLAPRAQIYAAAAPFPHPYVTQGRMWYDLSQHNALSGSLLLDERATDLATSEAALREWIASLPIDLNCTILGGFSQGGALTLAVGLTLPLAGLLVFSGYLVRPPGVTATSPPVLMIHGTADPVVPFASAQASWQALQTAGVKGAFHALPMAHEINGEAIAIARQFIEKTLPKMNSD from the coding sequence ATGGCAACCCTCGAATTTCTTGCCTTTCCCGATCCACCGATCGCGGCAGATCACACCCTCCTGTTGCTCCACGGTTGGGGGGCCAATGCCGCAGACTTGATTTCCCTTGGTCCGTTGCTGGCTCCCCGCGCTCAAATCTACGCAGCGGCAGCCCCCTTTCCCCATCCCTATGTGACTCAAGGGCGGATGTGGTATGACCTGAGTCAGCACAATGCCCTCAGTGGCTCATTACTGCTCGATGAGCGAGCCACGGATCTAGCCACCAGCGAAGCGGCACTGCGGGAGTGGATTGCCAGCTTGCCCATTGACCTCAATTGCACAATTTTAGGGGGATTCTCCCAAGGGGGAGCCCTGACATTGGCGGTGGGCTTAACCTTGCCCTTGGCGGGGTTATTAGTCTTTAGCGGCTATTTAGTCCGGCCCCCAGGGGTGACAGCCACCTCGCCGCCGGTGCTGATGATCCATGGCACAGCGGATCCTGTGGTGCCCTTTGCCAGTGCCCAAGCCAGTTGGCAGGCCCTGCAAACTGCGGGAGTGAAGGGAGCATTTCATGCCCTACCGATGGCCCATGAAATTAACGGGGAGGCGATCGCGATCGCTCGCCAGTTTATCGAGAAGACCCTGCCTAAAATGAACTCAGACTGA